The Nitrospira sp. region CAATCGAGTGATTGAGACTGTTCATGATCTTGTTAAAAGGAATCGACGGTGATGAAGCGCACGTTTGATATCTGCATGGCCACCCTAGGGCTGGTTCTGACAGCGCCGCTGCTGGCAATCATCTCCGTGTTGATCAAGCTGGACTCTCAGGGCCCGGTGATCTTTCGTCAAGTTCGCGTAGGGCAGGGATTTCGTCCGTTTGCGATACTGAAATTCAGGACCATGGCGGTGGATGCTTCTGGTACCGGCTTGCCTCTCACCATTGGCCAAGATTCTCGCATAACGAGAATCGGTCGAATTTTACGGAAATGCAAGCTGGATGAATTGCCCCAGCTGTGGAATGTTCTCATCGGTGACATGAGCTTTGTCGGCCCAAGACCGGAAGTCCCGCGTTATGTTGAGCGCCTGCGATCTGAGTTTTCCGAGGTGCTCACGGTTCGCCCAGGGATTACAGACTTAGCCTCGTTGAGGTACATCGATGAGGCGTCGATCCTCGCGTATTCCTCGAATCCAGAAGAAGAGTATCAGCTCAAAGTTCTTCCAGAAAAGATCCGGTTGGCAAAATTCTATATCCGCCATATGTCTTTGCAGCTCGATGTCGCCATTGTCATGCAAACGTTGCTGCATATTGCTAGGATTCCAGTAGTAGTCTTCACACTTCCTGCGCTAAAAGCCGTTGTTGATCCTCCCTCGGCCTCTGCTTGGACGAGCCTGTCGTCCTTTCTTGTGAGGTGGCGGAAGCCAATTATTGTAGTTCTTGATGTGCTCTTGATAATCCTGGCAAACTATTTTGCATTTGCTCTGAGATATGATGGTAGCATCCCCGAGGGGGAGCTTCACACCTTCGAACAAACAGTACTCGCGTTGGTTGCCATTAGAGGAGTGGCGTTTGCCTTGTTTGGCCTGAACGAAGGTTTGTGGAGGTATACGAGTATTTGGGATCTTCAGAACATTATTGGGGGAGTCTTAATAAGTACGGTTGTATTTTATGGTTGGGTTCATGGGGTGATGGGGATCTCTAGTTACCCGCGCTCTATATTCGCCATAGATGTGATCCTGCTCATTGGGTTTCTTGCCGGGGTGAGATTGCCCGCCAGAGTCCTTCGTGATAAGCCAATTTTTCAGAAAAAACGGAAGGTTCTGATCATCGGTGCCGGAGATTCAGGAGAACGAGTCGTGCGGGAGATGAAAACTCGTACGGAATTTAACTGTCAGCCGATCGGAATTGTTGATGATAACGTGGGGCTTCTTAATCAACGCATCCATGGTGTCAGAGTATTGGGTACAGTGCAGGATCTTCCTAAACTTGTAGAAGGGCTCAAGCCAGAGGTGGTTGTGGTTGCGGAACCAAATGTGGCTCCTGAGTTCCTTCGAGACCTCGTTATCAAATTGGAGCCGTATAATATTTCGATCAAGACACTGCCCGCCAAAGAGGAGCTTCTTGCAGATCAAAG contains the following coding sequences:
- a CDS encoding NAD-dependent epimerase/dehydratase family protein, with the translated sequence MKRTFDICMATLGLVLTAPLLAIISVLIKLDSQGPVIFRQVRVGQGFRPFAILKFRTMAVDASGTGLPLTIGQDSRITRIGRILRKCKLDELPQLWNVLIGDMSFVGPRPEVPRYVERLRSEFSEVLTVRPGITDLASLRYIDEASILAYSSNPEEEYQLKVLPEKIRLAKFYIRHMSLQLDVAIVMQTLLHIARIPVVVFTLPALKAVVDPPSASAWTSLSSFLVRWRKPIIVVLDVLLIILANYFAFALRYDGSIPEGELHTFEQTVLALVAIRGVAFALFGLNEGLWRYTSIWDLQNIIGGVLISTVVFYGWVHGVMGISSYPRSIFAIDVILLIGFLAGVRLPARVLRDKPIFQKKRKVLIIGAGDSGERVVREMKTRTEFNCQPIGIVDDNVGLLNQRIHGVRVLGTVQDLPKLVEGLKPEVVVVAEPNVAPEFLRDLVIKLEPYNISIKTLPAKEELLADQSAVSQIRNVSIPDLLSRAPISLDNEATRQMVRGKCVLITGAGGSIGSELARQITLFEPKVLLLYERHENSLYNIHKELDDKRLPFSVVPLIGDVTDAQRLCTVLEQYKPQILFHAAAHKHVPLVEMNPLEAVKNNCIGTRVTAEAASLYGVEKFVHISTDKAVNPSSVMGATKRVAELIIQDIARSSRTRFLLVRFGNVLGSSGSVLLRFQEQIRAGGPVTVTHPEIRRYFMLIPEAVQLVLQAATIGEQGHIYILDMGEQIKVLDIARSLIRLSGLNPGKDIPIRFVGLRPGEKLYEELVGEGEVAVRSSLDKILQIRTISHLDFEEFREKLSGLEAASYGDEVGVLLERLKEIVPMFQTCVSDPESSTVPASSL